One window from the genome of Salisaeta longa DSM 21114 encodes:
- the metG gene encoding methionine--tRNA ligase, giving the protein MADASNRLLVTAALPYANGPVHIGHLAGAYLPADLFVRYQRLNGRDVAFICGSDEMGVAILMRALREGRDPQDIVDTYHPMIRDSFADFGMSFDYYGRTTSATHAETSQDFFRTLDAQDAFDLKTNEQLYDPEAEMFLADRFVVGTCPVCGYDEAYGDQCEQCGSSLSPTELIDPRSTLTDATPALRETTHWYLPLDRMQPWLEEWIGTHPEWKNNVLGQVQSWFNEGLKGRAITRDVPWGVPVPADVAARHGLEAEGKVIYVWFDAPIGYISATKEWAAAQGTPQRWKEYWQDDDTELVHFIGKDNIVFHCLMFPAMLHAHGDYVLPEHVPANEFLNIEGQKLSTSRGWAVWLHEYLDDFPDYGADMLRYALAATLPETKDADFSWDGFQNRVNGELADVLGNFVNRTLTFAHRYFDGAVPEARDLSDVDRDVLAQLKQTPATIGAAYEDYRMREAVFETMQLARLGNKYFNDTAPWHTRTDDPQAAANTVHICVQLCASLSILMEPVLPDAAQRLRAMLNLTNVRPSTPGEAPDTALTWEDAATPLLDAGHALGTPSILFEKVEDEQIDAQLDKLQSPDPTPDDMGYEPLKDTITFGDFMDLDLRVGTVTTAEPVPDADKLLRLEVDLGFEERQILAGVAQHMAPDEIVGRTVVVVANLATKEMFGLESQGMVLMAEDRDGNLSLLSTDSENGAVVR; this is encoded by the coding sequence ATGGCTGACGCTTCCAACCGCCTTCTCGTAACCGCTGCACTCCCCTACGCCAACGGTCCGGTGCACATTGGGCACCTGGCCGGGGCGTACCTGCCGGCCGATTTGTTTGTGCGCTACCAGCGCCTCAACGGCCGCGACGTGGCCTTTATTTGCGGCTCCGACGAGATGGGCGTTGCCATCTTGATGCGCGCGCTGCGCGAGGGCCGCGACCCGCAGGACATCGTGGATACGTACCACCCGATGATCCGCGACAGCTTTGCCGACTTTGGCATGAGCTTCGACTACTACGGCCGCACCACCTCCGCGACCCATGCGGAAACGTCGCAGGACTTCTTTCGCACGCTCGACGCGCAAGACGCGTTCGACCTCAAGACGAACGAGCAGCTCTATGACCCGGAAGCTGAGATGTTTTTGGCGGATCGGTTTGTGGTGGGCACCTGCCCGGTGTGCGGCTACGACGAGGCCTACGGCGATCAGTGCGAGCAGTGCGGCTCCTCCCTCAGTCCCACCGAGCTGATTGACCCACGCTCTACGCTGACCGACGCGACGCCCGCGCTCCGCGAAACCACCCACTGGTACCTGCCGCTCGACCGCATGCAGCCGTGGCTCGAGGAGTGGATCGGCACGCACCCCGAATGGAAGAATAACGTCCTTGGCCAGGTGCAAAGCTGGTTCAACGAGGGCCTGAAGGGGCGGGCCATCACCCGCGACGTGCCGTGGGGCGTACCGGTGCCCGCCGATGTGGCCGCGCGCCACGGGCTGGAAGCCGAGGGGAAAGTCATCTACGTGTGGTTCGACGCGCCCATCGGGTACATCTCGGCCACCAAAGAGTGGGCCGCGGCGCAGGGCACGCCCCAGCGCTGGAAAGAATACTGGCAAGACGACGACACGGAGCTCGTCCACTTCATCGGCAAGGACAACATCGTCTTTCATTGCCTCATGTTTCCGGCCATGCTGCATGCGCACGGCGACTACGTGCTGCCGGAGCATGTGCCCGCCAACGAATTTCTGAACATCGAGGGCCAAAAGCTCTCCACCAGCCGCGGCTGGGCCGTGTGGCTGCACGAGTACCTGGACGACTTTCCCGACTACGGCGCCGACATGCTGCGCTACGCGCTGGCGGCTACGCTCCCCGAAACGAAGGACGCGGACTTCTCCTGGGATGGCTTTCAGAATCGCGTGAATGGCGAGCTGGCCGATGTGCTGGGCAACTTCGTAAACCGCACGCTCACCTTTGCGCATCGCTACTTTGACGGAGCGGTCCCCGAAGCCCGCGATTTGTCGGACGTCGACCGCGACGTGCTGGCGCAGCTCAAGCAAACGCCCGCCACCATTGGCGCCGCCTACGAGGACTATCGCATGCGCGAGGCCGTCTTCGAGACGATGCAGCTCGCGCGCCTCGGCAACAAATACTTCAACGACACCGCGCCGTGGCACACCCGCACCGACGATCCGCAGGCGGCGGCCAACACGGTGCACATCTGCGTGCAGCTCTGCGCGTCGCTGAGCATCCTGATGGAGCCGGTGCTGCCCGATGCCGCCCAACGGCTGCGCGCCATGCTGAACCTCACCAACGTACGGCCCAGCACACCCGGCGAGGCGCCCGACACCGCCCTCACGTGGGAGGATGCTGCCACGCCGCTTCTTGACGCGGGCCACGCGCTGGGCACGCCGTCGATCCTCTTCGAAAAAGTAGAAGACGAACAGATCGACGCGCAACTCGACAAACTACAATCACCCGACCCAACCCCCGACGATATGGGATACGAACCCCTGAAAGACACCATCACGTTCGGCGACTTTATGGACCTCGACCTTCGCGTGGGGACCGTAACAACCGCCGAGCCGGTGCCCGATGCCGATAAGCTGCTGCGCCTGGAGGTCGACCTCGGCTTCGAGGAGCGCCAAATCTTAGCGGGCGTCGCGCAGCACATGGCACCGGATGAGATTGTGGGCCGCACCGTGGTGGTTGTCGCCAATCTGGCCACCAAAGAGATGTTTGGGCTGGAAAGCCAGGGCATGGTGCTGATGGCCGAAGACCGCGACGGCAACCTGTCGCTCCTTTCCACCGACAGCGAAAACGGCGCGGTGGTGCGCTAA
- a CDS encoding GvpL/GvpF family gas vesicle protein — protein MPQMPAADTPLVLYALGLKRTLSNRKSLAGRLGLFEQPVDLVYTDLLAAVVSPVSDTNRLKEASVETLLLYKDVVESAFVSGTVLPMQFGTCVPSAAALMNALQDQGKRYREQLHALEGCAEMGLRMRLVPADTAPDDAEAPDGRAPAERPGTSYLLRRQRERSGLSASTHRIVGDVRSALDAFTVATSIPKRVAGKAHSVVSIAFLIQRAHAQSFRQEALRLSVPGLNGLDVVGPWPPYSFV, from the coding sequence ATGCCTCAAATGCCTGCTGCGGATACGCCACTTGTGCTGTACGCGCTAGGCCTCAAACGCACCCTTAGCAACAGAAAATCCCTTGCAGGGCGCTTGGGGCTTTTTGAGCAACCGGTGGACCTAGTATACACCGACCTACTCGCAGCGGTCGTTTCACCCGTCTCGGATACGAACAGGCTCAAGGAGGCTTCTGTAGAAACGCTTCTCCTCTATAAAGACGTTGTTGAGTCGGCATTTGTAAGTGGCACGGTACTACCCATGCAGTTTGGCACCTGCGTGCCATCTGCCGCTGCGTTAATGAACGCGTTGCAAGACCAAGGAAAACGCTACCGTGAGCAACTGCACGCTCTTGAGGGATGTGCCGAAATGGGCCTTCGGATGCGCCTCGTTCCGGCTGATACTGCCCCCGACGATGCCGAGGCCCCTGACGGTCGCGCTCCCGCCGAGCGGCCAGGCACATCTTACCTTCTTAGGCGTCAACGCGAACGGTCGGGGCTTTCAGCGAGCACCCACCGCATCGTTGGGGACGTGCGCAGCGCGCTCGATGCCTTTACGGTGGCGACATCAATCCCCAAACGCGTTGCGGGGAAGGCTCATAGCGTCGTATCTATCGCCTTCTTAATTCAACGCGCGCACGCTCAGTCCTTTCGTCAAGAGGCGCTTCGGCTTTCGGTGCCCGGTTTGAACGGCTTAGATGTGGTGGGGCCATGGCCGCCCTATTCGTTTGTGTGA
- the hisB gene encoding imidazoleglycerol-phosphate dehydratase HisB, translated as MAATPSFAPRTASVERGTTETNLRIELTLDGDGSYANDTGIGFFDHMLDLFAKHGGFDVAVRCTGDLYVDDHHTVEDVGIALGQAVRQALGDKAHIARYGHAYVPMDETLARAVVDLSGRFYLHFDAAFERPTVGDLSTEMVEHFWYSFAEHVRCNLHLTVLHGRNAHHKIEALFKAAARALRAAVRREARNARMPSTKGQL; from the coding sequence ATGGCTGCTACCCCTTCCTTTGCGCCCCGCACGGCAAGCGTTGAGCGCGGCACGACCGAAACGAACCTGCGCATCGAACTCACCTTAGACGGCGACGGCTCGTACGCCAACGATACGGGCATTGGCTTTTTCGACCACATGCTCGACCTGTTTGCGAAGCACGGTGGGTTCGACGTGGCGGTGCGCTGCACGGGCGACCTGTACGTTGACGACCACCATACCGTGGAGGACGTGGGCATTGCGCTGGGCCAGGCCGTGCGGCAGGCCCTGGGCGACAAGGCGCACATTGCCCGGTACGGCCACGCCTACGTGCCGATGGACGAGACGCTCGCCCGGGCGGTCGTCGACCTCTCGGGGCGCTTCTACCTGCACTTCGACGCGGCCTTCGAGCGGCCCACGGTGGGCGACCTCTCCACCGAGATGGTTGAGCACTTTTGGTACTCGTTTGCCGAGCACGTGCGCTGCAACCTCCACCTCACGGTGCTGCACGGCCGCAATGCGCACCACAAAATCGAAGCGCTGTTTAAAGCCGCGGCCCGCGCGCTCCGTGCGGCGGTGCGGCGCGAGGCGCGCAACGCGCGCATGCCATCAACGAAGGGGCAGCTGTAG
- a CDS encoding GvpL/GvpF family gas vesicle protein: protein MSSLYLYAIAQATPELPDGRTGIQGAALRLVNGGGLSVVCSPISAGTPRPRRRNLKVHHAVIKRLHATTTVLPMAFGVIAASAAEVRDFLTAHATPFLERLDALEGRVEIGVRVTWNVDDIFAHFVNRHDALRTQRDAVFGGQGPVSRQDKIELGEHFEALRADERHRHQQTITSHLHPVCDEVLIDEVRDETDVARLTCLVSEAAITDFEAAVHRAAQTFDDSFTFTYTDAMAPYSFADVAYDAA from the coding sequence ATGTCTTCGCTTTACCTGTATGCTATCGCCCAAGCGACGCCGGAGCTTCCCGACGGCCGTACCGGCATCCAAGGCGCTGCATTGCGTCTTGTTAACGGCGGTGGGCTGTCGGTGGTTTGCAGCCCCATCTCTGCCGGCACGCCCCGCCCAAGGCGCCGTAACCTAAAAGTGCACCACGCAGTGATTAAGCGCCTTCACGCCACCACCACTGTGCTGCCTATGGCCTTTGGCGTGATCGCTGCCTCCGCTGCCGAGGTGCGTGACTTTTTAACAGCACACGCCACACCGTTTCTTGAGCGCCTCGATGCCCTCGAAGGCCGCGTAGAAATCGGCGTGCGTGTAACCTGGAACGTAGACGACATCTTTGCCCACTTTGTCAATCGTCACGACGCACTTCGCACGCAGCGCGATGCTGTGTTTGGAGGGCAAGGCCCTGTTAGCCGCCAAGATAAAATTGAACTAGGCGAGCACTTCGAGGCGCTGCGCGCCGACGAGCGCCACCGCCACCAGCAAACCATCACGTCGCACCTACATCCGGTGTGCGATGAAGTACTGATCGACGAGGTACGCGATGAAACCGATGTCGCACGGCTCACGTGCTTGGTCTCCGAGGCCGCCATCACAGATTTTGAGGCGGCTGTGCACAGGGCTGCCCAAACGTTTGATGACTCGTTCACCTTTACGTATACCGATGCCATGGCCCCGTACAGCTTTGCAGACGTAGCATACGACGCGGCCTAA
- a CDS encoding GvpL/GvpF family gas vesicle protein, producing MPSSPNDALYLYGITGAPSVSISASGVAGAVRTMQYADWTAVVDAVPCDEWTGTTGEQNLQALSWVAPRAIAHEQVVEAMMQHGPTYPARFATLFSTHDALKQSIDSSKDKLRSFFETVHGTEEWSVKVHLDRDQALKARAQLSSASRAEKPLSGTAYLQRRQQAQQADTALDAWIDDTLTEIEQALSELARATSVRQSVTPESPAEAPITHWALLVPTTNQASFLKQVEAFDAAYANDGISLTPSGPWPPYTFRPSLNEQSQT from the coding sequence ATGCCTTCTTCACCAAACGATGCATTGTACTTGTACGGCATCACCGGTGCCCCGTCGGTGTCTATTTCTGCATCGGGCGTAGCGGGTGCCGTGCGCACAATGCAATATGCGGACTGGACAGCCGTCGTAGATGCAGTGCCGTGCGACGAGTGGACAGGTACCACCGGCGAACAAAATCTACAGGCGTTGTCCTGGGTTGCCCCTCGTGCCATTGCACACGAGCAGGTAGTGGAGGCGATGATGCAGCACGGCCCCACGTACCCCGCTCGCTTCGCGACACTCTTTTCAACACACGATGCGCTGAAACAGTCTATCGACTCTTCTAAAGATAAGCTGCGTTCCTTCTTCGAAACCGTTCATGGTACCGAAGAGTGGTCGGTGAAGGTGCACCTAGACCGCGATCAAGCCCTGAAGGCGCGCGCGCAGCTTTCATCCGCGTCTCGGGCGGAAAAGCCGCTGTCGGGAACGGCGTACTTGCAACGCCGCCAACAGGCGCAGCAGGCGGACACTGCCCTCGATGCGTGGATCGACGATACCCTCACCGAGATAGAGCAAGCGCTGAGTGAGCTTGCGCGGGCCACGTCCGTCCGTCAATCGGTCACGCCCGAGTCGCCTGCCGAAGCCCCCATCACCCATTGGGCTTTGCTGGTGCCCACCACCAATCAGGCATCCTTTCTCAAACAAGTCGAGGCCTTTGACGCTGCATATGCGAACGATGGGATCTCTTTAACGCCCTCTGGACCGTGGCCGCCCTACACGTTTCGGCCATCGCTCAATGAGCAGTCACAGACCTAG